TGGTTTTATTCTCTTTGAGATTAACATATTTAACAAAAGTTTGGtgtagaccagcggttctcaaccttttaaactcggcgacccctttttacaatcccccactctgctgcgaccccaaacacacacatacacatacggcaatagaagagtagacaataacaattcatattttcgatggtcttaagcgacccctggcaaatggtcaatcgaccgcCAGGggggtcacgacccacaggttgagaacccctggtgtaGACTAATTATGTTAGTTCACATTtttttgagaacccctggtgtaGACTAATTATGTTAGTtcacatttttaataataaatctagtaaTTCATGTTATAATTCTTTATAGAATCCACAATTACAAGTTAAGTTTCATCAAAAGATTCCTATAAACTCAAACAGCATATCTTAAATATTGTCCAGGAGGATACATATCTAATACATCAGCTATAAACACTTTGACTTTGTTATCAATAAAAGCATGAATTATGAGAATGGTAAATATTTcattcttaaatattttattagtatgCAGTACTTTCTGTGAATAGAATTGTATTTACTATgtacaataattacaatgaatacatcattaaatagaaactacaTCATTAATATGCTGATTAAATAAGAATGTAGAAATTATTCCCTtgtttgtatcaaacaaaatgattaataaccagtaattaattgactaattgatgttttttaaattgattaatttattgtctacgccaatgaataattgtccaaagtttcaacttggagAAATTACATATTGAAACTTTTATCTGGcatacagagttgatataagttttgtaaaaagtaaaaacaaattaggttacgaaataaattatcaaaataatatcACAAGGAGCAAGATTTTACACTGATATGaaatatacaataaatacaacaaaaaatcaGATACAttgttgtaaataaaaacaaagtgtgAAGATAACcaaatataaacaacaaaaaaaaaagcaactaaatttggtaatcaagatcaTGTTGGTCAATATttataaatggaaaaaaataatcacATGCACCAAGATTTACCCTgatataaaacaaactttaacaaACACACAATAAAATATCCCTTGAATGTTCCTATGCTTACAAACTATTATAATGAAATGTAATATTATCAGATTATCTACGTGTACTCAATGTCAAGACATCCAAGGGGCAGTGGAGAAACATTTTATTGAACTATTAGCTAATACAAATATTTGCAATTCATAATGTCGTCACCAGAGCAACAATAAAGACCATTAATGCATGTAATTAACTTTAATTCAATATCAAAGAAAAATTTGCAGCTCaagtaaatgaaatattacTTTCAACGGCTGGGCTAGTAGTGTCTTCTGCTATGTTTATCAGGCTACTGTCATTTGAAGGCACAAGACGTCGTTTCCTAAGCTTGCTAAGCTGTGGGTTGTGTATGAGCgtatataacaaaaaccatcgAGTCCTTGCGAGTTTAGAAACAGAAAACCCTTTTGTATCATACAATGTCCATAAGTTTTGCAAACTTTCAGCGGAAGTCTCGCTTCCAGTGGGTGATGCTGCTCCGTATGAAATGTGATCAGCGTGCGGGCTATTAGGACAAAGCGGTGTCGCATCATGGCTGACCTCTCTATGACTCGCTCTGAAGCGAGCAGCCAGCGCTTGTGTCCATAATAGATGGGCGAACACTCTCATGCTTGGATTGTTGTGTGCGTTGTCCACCAATAGCATTGAAACATACGCCCTGTAGCCGTTGTCATAATTTTCCTTGTCTCTAGTGAAAACACTTTTATCCAGGCGATCAACGGAAAATATTCCAAATATTGCACTCAGAAATATTCTTAAAAGGCAAGTGAACAACCCGACTGCCATGTTGGTAAATAGGGAATAATAGTTAACAAGTTCATAAAATTTTCTATTGTTGACATTTAGAGGTCTCTGCTTGTCAGACTCGTGAATCTTATCTTGAAGTAACAGACGATTGCAGAGATAGACTTGAAGGTAAAAGAGGACAAGCATCATAACAGGAAAGCTCAAAAGTTGCACAATACTCAAAAGGACATCTCCAATCATGTCGAATGCAATGAAAAAGTAAATAGGCTCTGCGATTAATAATGTGATGATAAGAACAAAACCAAAACTGAGAACCAGCCCCCACATCATGAAAGCTACCTGGTAACCAGGATATATCATGCTGCTGGTCAGGAGATATTGGCTTGATACATCCATCTGAGGAAGGAAAGTTTTGTCCCCTTGGTAGAGTCTCAGCATGTGGTACCGATAGTTTCTAGTAGCCATAAAAATGTGTGTTAATGAGTTCGAGATGGAGGCTAAGAGAGAAACGGAAGCGCATATGCTTACAAGCGCCACCTGTTCCTTATCACTGGAGGTAATCTCTGTCTTCTGCAACACTAAGTGAAAAATGGTGTATAAAATTTGCAGTGTGCCCGAAATCAGGAGCATCCCCATCCAGTAGATAACATTCAGCTGCACGAAGGCGATTGCAAATATTCGGGTGGGATATTTGAAAAAGGGAAAACTGGTAAATAATTTTAACTTCCTGCTTTCGTGCATCTGTTGTACAAATGTTTTATCTCCCCAGATATTGGACGATGTGGAGTTTTTAGACTTCCTTAAAACCCAGCGAACATGTTCTTCCTGATGTGGCTTTATGGTAGTCATCATTTGCTTGTTTAAGAAAACTTTAGTTCTGAAGCACCTCTGAATAACGTAGATACAGTAACCTATCAGCACGACATAGCAGCAAATGATTGGAAGGCCCTGGAGAGCTGCGGTTGCCTTGTTCAAATCTTGAGAAACAGAATCATTTGCACTCACGAACCAGTATGTGGTGTTAGCGCTCTCCTGAACGCCCTGTATAGTGTCTACAATATTCAAGCTCAGCCATACAGCTGAATACAAGATGCAGACAACGGCTCCAACAACGCGATACCGCGTAGAAAGACACGCAAACAAAGGGAAGCATGTCAGGCATCCCACGAAAGCTTGCAGGTATACGTATATTGCTCGTCCCCATAATGGCATGTCAAATCCCAGGGTGTTCTTTGACGTCACCAGGGACACGatcgtgcttgtaatcgtgccaAATGCCATTGCATAAGCAGTTCTGTTGTCGTAGCCATCCAGGAAGGAAAACGGTATAACGAGAGCGGGCCTTCCGTGGCAAATGTCGCgcctgttttttcttttttctatgaATGACAGCAGTAGAATAACAGGAGCTACCACTAGAAGCATCCACAAGTTGATGATGTAGATATTAAAATTATCGAGATCCATTTTGGCCAGTACCAATAGTCAGATTGGTATTCTCTGTTCGGGTATTTAGACTCAACCAAATCTAATCATCTGAAAATCAAATGAGAGAAATTTTCAATggacctagatctatagatttagacAACACATTTTGATACTGGTTGCAGTAGCATTGTAAGTAGGTTATATAACATTTGCTTTTAAGACTACAAAATGAATGACATTGATGACGTAAAGAAGGCCTAGATTTTTAAtgtctaataatttttttttctatttaacatTAAGGCCAACATAACACATTCAAAATACGAGATTTAATAAAAATGCTTCTCACAATTATATACATGGACATCCATAGATCtcagtatagttccatgatacATCAAGGTCTCTATAAACTGTGGCTTGGCTAATCAAAGTCGCTGAAACACACATTGTATAAACCCACATAACGATCAACCAAATAAAATGGGTTGAAATGATTTGGACCGTGTGAAGTCCAAGCTTATCAACAAAGTGCAATGTAGGGCTTGGAACGGAAACAGATCTATAAAGAACGATTGCTAGACCCTGTGAATTATAATAATGCTTGTTTTAAAATCAAGTGTAGGCTAACATTAATTACGTTTGAAATGTACATCTTGGTCTAGATGactaattatataaaaaaaaagtagggtcAAATCGGAATCTTGTCGCGGGTTAAAGGTAGAGCGTTAAGGTACACCACaagaacacacacaaacactgtgTATCTGTACGATATATAGAATCACCATTAACTCCTTTGGGTCCTTTAACAAAATGCAAAATATTAGACACTAATCTGTAAAGAACTACTTTCATCCTTAAAAAATAACCCCACAAGAACTCACTTAACATCACAATAATTTACATCAtaagacagtggcgtagctagagtggggggatgggaatttgaaaattcccccaTCCCCCACTTAAAGGGGGCCCCTAAGGAgttcaatccccccgggcccccaaatccctagctacgccactatcATTGCATGGTTATTTTACTTGATTGAAGCTTCTCATCTCGGTACCATTTTAATGTGTGTCTTCATAGAGTACATGTGGTATATATCTAGTGCCAATATTTATGAGGTCAATGAgatttcaataattaaaaagtaacaaCTCGtcgtcacccccccccccaaaaaaaaatacagcttaAACAAAActctaatataatataaaaaaagagttcaaagaaagtttgtattttcacaaaaaacaacaactcagaaGCGGGTCGCCTTAGGGTCCACAAATGCAGTAAAATCAAGCTTCGGTATCTTTAGCATGAATATCAAAGCTTTGAGCTACAAACTATCATCAATCACAATCCTGTCTCTTTCGATAGAAATATTCATTTAATTTAAAGCACGATTGCCTGCAACCATGAGGTCTTGCTTGTGAAACGCCTTGTGTGAACGATTTTCTACGTGTAGGCAGAGTTGGGACCTGGTGACCATACTCATTTCTGGCCTCTGGAATAAATCCTTCCTTTTGATCAAGGGTCACAAAGGTTTTGGCGCTACTCAACTGATAGGCTATGTGGCCACATTACTGTAGTTCTAGTAATAAACATACCAAACCATTGCCTATTACatcttgctttaaaaaatagtaaagatATGGAAGctgtttttactaaaaaaagtttttatacaATGTCTACAAAAGCAAGTTACGCACCAAGCACTGCTATTGAAagttaaacagaaaaaaagagttTCATTAGTGCTTACAAGAAGAAAGTGTAATCTTGTACTTATTGATAGTtcggctttaaaaaaacaacatattggGTCGAAATCGCGAATACAAAATCGTTGTTAGTAAATTGAACTGCTGCTGTTTCGATCGTCAAAGTGGCTTAGTTGTTGCATGTGCCTGGTAAGTAATACCAGATTAAATTTCCCTATGTTTTCGTTTCCCTCGACAGGGAGAACTAGTCATGAGTTAAGTCAGTCAGGGCCCTTGGGaatatattcttatcttatcttatataatacagacgttacttcaaaaaagaagatgattacgtcctacgcgtcatgcatttagtcatgcatattaaccaatgacttaaattctgccaagtcactggttttcctggctagctcaggcaacccattccatgctttaatagcactagggaagaaggagtatttgtacaaatttgtcctagcatatgggacgaggaatgtgcctttatctttgtgtctttcagagtattttattaaattttgtattattaaattatagacATAGATTAAATTTTCCTCCCTTTGCTGCTGCTTTAACGAGCACGCAGGTCGGTGAATGGGACATTATTAGACAGTTGGTCCGTCTCACTTATCTTCCTAAAGTAAAGTTTAATAGGTGTTACCGGTATAAATAGTACAGTTATGTTTTCCCAGTGATTGTCCAAACACAATAGTAACCTCGTGTATGTTGTTATTTCTGGCAATTTTTGGATGTGTTGTACATTTCTGATTGACTgctgaaaatgaaaaataaatcataGGCCTACTAGGCTACTTGCAGGTGTCTTCCTACCACAAAATTAAGACTTTCCATttatcttcatctttttttcttgGCCTTTTGTGAACtgcattaaaatataaaactaactGCAGTTTCTGTTTCGTTTTTAAGCAGGGTGCACAAAGATTTTCAATTTCACAGAACCAAGTCGTTTGGACTGTGCCACTTCCACTCTTATTGTAGGGTCCCCGCCGACCTTCCAGAAACCGACGGACCGTCACTCGACCATTCAGGTTGATCCCTTGACTACATCCGACATGACTGGCCTGAGTACTAATTACAACACAGATCATTCCAGAACGTCTTCGAATCCCAGTTGACCGTCTCCACTCGTCAGGGTTGACCGCTCgcctagcgctggcctggggcgatttgcgtcggctgacatACATACTACTACCCCTATCCGCGCCATCACCagaattataacaatatatatataattctcttcttcgctcaacagtttggacgagcaagaagtaaaggaaagatcactctcttatttctgcggatagtaacTCCACGAAAAACcaagacgggggggggggggggagaacaaatgggtattcacacgtcgctacggatggctgcgcgctggactgtcaaaccctgccagctcccatcccccttcgtcctgcgggaggtttcgactaaagtaaactatcttcaactctgaaggaacatccaaaacattttacaaacactaaatagcagcgccggacttaaacattgtgaccaagaagtcatagAAAGAGAACAattaatctactatgtatattcacccgtcactaaatagcagggccggacttaagcattgtgggtcCCTATTAGGCAAAACAGATTTcgtggggccaagtttgggtagggaagcggacaataagtgaaatttaagagtttgtattagaaaataaattcgtctatgcattttattcattctataCTGCGTACacaattactttacgagccttgcctgtagcaaagtcatagagtatatcataataattctgtttcctacatagattacGCTCAATAGcatgaattaccaaatgtttaaatctatctttgagaactgttgacctcaagtatatcttcattagtttgaggcgcgagaagcttctttcaccagattacataattacggctaatgcataatgccgtttttatttatcgcgcgcaggattggcgttttccatattgaatgacaccccaaaatgacaacttttgtctatatatttccgtatattttaaggacttttttgtatattttgctatttcgggagatttccaggagctcctggtaaatcgacaggagggcgcgggaaatctgttttaagttataaaatggtttaatttaatgatttatacaccttgaattagcgcgggtcctatgaaagtgcgcgGCCCACTGCAGTCGCATAGGTCGTCGtggcctaaagccggccctgcaaaatagcggcgtatgctacgctgcCGGTTGACTagtactaaaataaaaaaaataattttggagaTGTTAAAGGATTGTTTAGGCCTCATGGGCATAGCCAGGggggttttgtttattttaggggaaattttaattctaaaacatCACTTGCtcagaaataaaacttaaaaccccctaccaggggggtttgctGTTAAACCCCCCTcgtctataaaacaaaacaaaaaataaactaataatgcaaacgacaatccccaaatttcaagagcatagctaaggaagattttgattttaaaaccccctccgaaattaacgaaaacccccctcttcaatataagactatccattaatcagtcaccagattctatgagcttagccaagAGGGGGAAGGGTTTACCCTACCTCAGCAGGGTATGAAGccaaaaaaatacctcttcaatatttagaaaaaaaagcaaattacacactcaaaaggctatgagcgtagccaatggggttttgagtttacccccccccttttttttttcaattaaacactaaaaattctatgagcgtagtcaagcTGAGGGAGGGGGGCtgaatttacccccccccctcacccagaatttgttaaaaaaacaactccagagatttttttttagtttaaaaccccttaacagattattttgacgatTAAACTttcctattcaatataaaatccaaagcaaactacagtcacctaatggcaagagcgtagccaagagaggttacaaatttctaccagtggctggactccattaataaagtgcaatgaatagtTATCTgctaaaattgaaaaagactaaacgTGGCCCTacaaagacagattttaggagtcatttatagagatcgggtctcaatcaagggaATCcaatgccaaactgggagtcgacccattagtaaggttgtgacagagcgtcgcatgaggtttgtgggacTTGTTCTCCGACAAAACGAATTACgtataataagagttgcgatgacatagaGGCCATTACAAGGAAAGCGAAAACAGGAaaatcctagtacaacttggcgccacactatCTTGGAGGTCCTcagaagaggcttcagacattgtcagtgacagatttttgtggaagcagcttgccgcccaatgcaccgaacggcgTGAGAGGATCTAAGTAAGTTAGAaaagcagattaggtttttgaaataaaactttttaatagcaggataatgtagatacctcagaatgtgcattttgttggctttcaataccggaaatagttaTTGGCGGCGGGCTCAGCCCGAAtcgcgctgggggagcttacGGCGCTCCCCCAACActcttgctggcaagggcgggaagtctacaatttttccactaactccaggaagaacctattctaggatacaataaacgtcttccgaaagaatgaagggtcagaatgtattaaagataaagattatgtacatgtacacacatacatacatacatacacacacacacacatatatatatatatatataggcctatatatataatatcaggtgaccgagcctcgctcggatgaataattttttaaggaaggatatatacccgaagtcattttaggaatattgttgtaattaagAAAATGAACGATAGGGTAAAAAAACTATCAAtacgaagagttgctttttcgttctgtcagttctcaatttattgtacatggcgattagaatagaaagtccccccaacagtaggcctatagaaaaccacagctcacgtcttaacgttctACATTGCTTCCTTcgtgtaaaactattgggctactataggcttggaagaaagtctttgcagtataacttctaaaatggttactttctgacatttaatattgcaattaatataatcattatggctctgagacatggacactttacagaaaacaactaagacttcttgagtgctttcaccaaagatgcttgctctccatcatggacatacggtggcaggaccgcactacaatcagcgatgtccttgccaacgccggtatggacagtatagactagtatagagggacttcttatggtccgacagttgcactggctagggcacgtatcccgcatgggagacgaacgtatgccaaaggcagtctttttttggtgagctaaaatgtggtcgacgtaacagaggcgctccacggaaattcttcaaagaccagcttaggcgtcaactttccttggctgacatagaagagagcaactggttgtatgcggcctccAAACGAGACAGCTGCCACAGTGgaccccgaaggttcaaaagccccgcgctaattctaggtgtaaattattaaattaaaccattataatttataattgggttcccgtggtctccttgttttcaaggagctcctggaaatctcttgaAACTCATAAATAagtccttaaaaagacaaaattttccttttggggtgtcaatcaatatggtaaacgccagtcctacgcgtgatataaaaaaaaaacggcattgtcagctttcatttaataaaaatgtaatgcaaatacgaatttattttctaatacaaaatctttattttcacttattatccttattcctacCCTTACTAGTCCGCGCGCAttccatttcacatagggccccgcaaatgttagggccggccctggttgtgcaagtaaggcatagataagctgtgttatgaccatttcctatgatttggtatgggacagtagacttcgaagcttaaacacattgcaataattcaccagcaaaataataaagtaaaagctacctacgggtgtgCGCAATTAAAgcgtaaacaatttataaagcctacatacatacataaagatatttaatttcattatttttcttccatagtttcataatggatcatTGTACAATAAGATATTGCGCTAATGTTTAATTAGGccaattgattcattaaaactttttcttgtttgcgaaaAAAAGTCTTattgtactgctgtgagcctagtgacgtaagcggtgtcaagtttttttcccattgacgtcatatagaaaattttcattcataaaacattctagccaaaattaattttttgaaaatgagacattttcaaaccgaaaaaacggtcgacctcgagttttcccgatgtggccaatgagctgAGATTTTTTTCTCATCAATATACAcgtaccttgaaattttaaagaaaatcgttagagccgttttcgaaataaaatgtatatataaatatatatcactggcggatccagggggggggcggtaggggcgatcgccccccccccccccactcggccgaccccccccccccccgaaggcggggggggggggggcgcggacgaattttagtatggaattcacacaatttgtatacgaatttattacttatgttaataatatatactaattatttatatttcaacctatttttagattatttcgcccccccccctttctagtatgttggtcgatttggtagggtcgggagggggcgatggcatcaattattgaaaaatcatagtatgtgaacaaaattagtcgaatatctatataatataaacaggtggaagtgcgatacatgcaatcacctcccccccccatcggacaaacagatactttttctttttgtattatagtaagaaattacaaaattaaaaaatatctgtcactaatataatttatataaagtaaattcttatatcgagtcgcccaacccctattctttaatgcaaaatgcaatcattagcagaaattataaaaaggagcgaggattaatcgttttcattttaccgcccttcccctttacAGACAGAGTTTgagtaatttcacatgaatttatcataactattttaagaaagactttgctttggaaaagttataattcaaacgaaatttttcaatataacagtcacggttgagatgagttcaaaagccagataatcttttcctagttgacttttttcaacctttactctatctcatatttttctagttaaataaatttaggactataactcacaatttatgcttgaattttattgaatattattaatcgaatttttttttcggcggcgatcctcaaagtcttaatctaaatatgttgggtatcttatcttttcaaagaacaaatcagttttatttgaaatgtattaagggactataaattcatattagaatatttttccacatttttcaaaaggtcctttataaaagaatgaataatgagctgtaggtcaggagaatgcgttactgcagtaaagaatgccagaaaacgcttttagcgtcgaggcttcgccccgtacctcactgatgaataataagctgtagatttcaggagaatgcgtttctgcagtgaaaaatgcaagaaagcgcttttggcgtcgaggctgcgccccgaaccccactgatatataatgagctgtagatgtcagtagaatgcgtttcagccgtgaaaaatgcaagaaattgcttttggcgtcggggcttcgccccgaaccccactgataaataatgagctgtagatatcaggagaatgcgtttcagccgtgaaaaatgcaagaaattgcttttggcgtcggggcttcaccccgaaccccactgataaataatgagctttagatgtcaggaaaatgcatttatgcagtgaaaaatgcaagaaaactcttttggcgtcggggcttcgccccgaacacctcTAATAATTAAGACCTATAGATGTCAAgaaaatgcgtttcagccgtgaaaaatgcaagaaaacgctttttgcgtcggggcttcgccccgaaccccactgaggaaacttacagcgctctcccagacccccaagcttgcaagagaaaggcctcagcatgactggtttttttttctgttttttttttgccgaagattgagaaacagtcttattttattctcatatatatatatatatatatatatgtgtgtgtgtgtgtgtgcgtacgcacgtttatgtatagggttagggtttactgtgcgttagggttagggtttggaaaaaatcgccccccccactccaaagttctggatccgccagtgatatatatacatacatacatacaagaattgctcgcttaagagtatggGATATAATATCAGGtggccgagcctcgctcggttaaataatttcgtaaggaaggttatatacccgaagtcatttagggaatatttttgtaattacgaaaatgaacgatcggataagactactaatctgaagagttgctttagtgtaCAGTTAgttgttagttctaaatgtaattgtacatggcgattaaatatattgtctcttaagtcctcccacagtctagacaaaccacagcttacgtccgtcttatagttttacaatcaattttttgcgtaaaactattgtaggtctactattattggcttgcaGTATTCCCCGTCGCCACGCAGcccaagctgtgacctacatattttgccactttcaaggcaaacataaccattgtccgccggtggtcaattaagattttcttttcgcttctacgtctgtcctcggcagcagattttcttttggtctcaaatgtgtatccgcggcctttgtatagaatGAATTCCTTAAGTCCGACATTTACGCTGgtcagagcagtatcctgtatgggagacgaatctcagacgaacgcatgccaaaggcagtctttttttttaataagctaaaaagtggtcgacgtaacaccgaaacgcttaaaagaccagcttaggctccaacttgacttag
This genomic stretch from Biomphalaria glabrata chromosome 4, xgBioGlab47.1, whole genome shotgun sequence harbors:
- the LOC106051982 gene encoding stimulated by retinoic acid gene 6 protein-like, giving the protein MDLDNFNIYIINLWMLLVVAPVILLLSFIEKRKNRRDICHGRPALVIPFSFLDGYDNRTAYAMAFGTITSTIVSLVTSKNTLGFDMPLWGRAIYVYLQAFVGCLTCFPLFACLSTRYRVVGAVVCILYSAVWLSLNIVDTIQGVQESANTTYWFVSANDSVSQDLNKATAALQGLPIICCYVVLIGYCIYVIQRCFRTKVFLNKQMMTTIKPHQEEHVRWVLRKSKNSTSSNIWGDKTFVQQMHESRKLKLFTSFPFFKYPTRIFAIAFVQLNVIYWMGMLLISGTLQILYTIFHLVLQKTEITSSDKEQVALVSICASVSLLASISNSLTHIFMATRNYRYHMLRLYQGDKTFLPQMDVSSQYLLTSSMIYPGYQVAFMMWGLVLSFGFVLIITLLIAEPIYFFIAFDMIGDVLLSIVQLLSFPVMMLVLFYLQVYLCNRLLLQDKIHESDKQRPLNVNNRKFYELVNYYSLFTNMAVGLFTCLLRIFLSAIFGIFSVDRLDKSVFTRDKENYDNGYRAYVSMLLVDNAHNNPSMRVFAHLLWTQALAARFRASHREVSHDATPLCPNSPHADHISYGAASPTGSETSAESLQNLWTLYDTKGFSVSKLARTRWFLLYTLIHNPQLSKLRKRRLVPSNDSSLINIAEDTTSPAVESNISFT